CTTCAAAAGCTGAAGAAACGCTTACGTTTATGAGCCCCTGAAAGCATTTTGCATTTAGGGGCTGTTGACGTTCACCGTATCTGAATGATTGTTGCCGCAATCGAGATGAAGGCTTTGAAGCTCTGATCTGTCTTGCAGGGGCGCATGGCTATCCCTCTGTTTTCCTTCAGCTTGCCGAAGTAGTTCTCGATCAGGTGTCGCCATTTGTAAGTTTCCTTGTCAAAGGTTACGGGGAACTTTCGATTGGATTTCGGCGCTATGACTGGGATGATGCCACGTTCCAGCAGGTCATTTCGCAACCAATCTGCATCGAAAGCCCTATCCGCCAGCAGATGCCCTGCGGACAGACCACGGATCAAAGTATCAGTCTCGCGCAGATCGTGCGCCTGTCCCGTTGCCTGG
This genomic window from Roseovarius carneus contains:
- a CDS encoding transposase, with protein sequence MPCQATGQAHDLRETDTLIRGLSAGHLLADRAFDADWLRNDLLERGIIPVIAPKSNRKFPVTFDKETYKWRHLIENYFGKLKENRGIAMRPCKTDQSFKAFISIAATIIQIR